Proteins from a single region of Haloplanus sp. GDY1:
- a CDS encoding helix-turn-helix domain-containing protein, producing the protein MGLVAEFAFPPEAFALGDALRRDGVERIEFVCNVPSRAGVVPYCWVRGSSFDGFEDAVRGEPAIRDLSEVDALERSRLYRTEWRPTGRGLLSAVRASDALLRSAAGEDHWEFEIVFDERDSLTAFSDRCSELGLSFELQYVHSLRRPTEEDYGLTPVQRRTLIRAEEEGHFEEPRKLTVEELAAEMDLSPTAVSGRLRRGVSNLIRRTILSTE; encoded by the coding sequence ATGGGTCTGGTGGCGGAGTTCGCCTTCCCCCCGGAGGCGTTCGCCCTGGGCGACGCGTTACGGCGTGACGGCGTCGAGCGCATCGAGTTCGTCTGCAACGTCCCGTCGCGGGCCGGGGTCGTACCCTACTGCTGGGTCCGGGGGTCGTCGTTCGACGGCTTCGAAGACGCCGTACGCGGGGAGCCGGCGATACGTGACCTCTCCGAGGTGGACGCCCTCGAACGCAGCCGCCTGTACCGCACCGAGTGGCGGCCCACGGGTCGCGGCCTCCTGAGCGCCGTCCGCGCCAGCGACGCGCTGCTCAGGAGCGCCGCGGGCGAGGATCACTGGGAGTTCGAAATCGTGTTCGACGAGCGCGACTCCCTGACGGCGTTCTCGGACCGCTGCTCGGAACTCGGACTGTCGTTCGAACTCCAGTACGTCCACTCGTTGAGGCGGCCGACCGAGGAGGACTACGGGCTGACCCCGGTCCAGCGACGGACGCTGATCCGTGCCGAGGAGGAGGGACACTTCGAGGAGCCCCGGAAGCTGACCGTCGAGGAACTGGCCGCGGAGATGGACCTCTCCCCGACGGCGGTGAGCGGGCGCCTCCGCCGGGGCGTCTCCAACCTGATACGGCGGACGATCCTTTCCACCGAGTGA
- a CDS encoding NifU family protein: MSAQSLERRTRNYLSNNVPQIQEHGGHFEIEDVDHETGEVTVAIGGACSGCGIAPMTMKAIERRLPDELDEVSSVTVRRAGGPRAAVMPDKTDEMEEMDEYEDYSPPF; the protein is encoded by the coding sequence ATGAGCGCTCAAAGCCTCGAACGACGGACGCGGAACTACCTGAGCAACAACGTCCCGCAGATTCAGGAACACGGTGGCCACTTCGAGATCGAGGACGTCGATCACGAGACCGGCGAGGTGACCGTCGCCATCGGCGGCGCCTGTTCCGGTTGCGGGATCGCTCCGATGACGATGAAGGCCATCGAGCGGCGACTCCCGGACGAACTCGACGAGGTGTCGTCGGTGACGGTTCGGCGGGCGGGCGGACCGCGTGCCGCCGTCATGCCGGACAAGACCGACGAGATGGAGGAGATGGACGAGTACGAGGACTACTCGCCGCCGTTCTGA
- a CDS encoding metal-dependent transcriptional regulator: protein MSGAARYLLALYIVEQRRDPPVSSGDVADLVGRSQATATQMLQGLAADGLVTYEPYEGAALTEAGRDRAADLHETYVTLSWFFRDVLDLEDYEAEAMEMAGLIDPEVANRLTALLPYEAESTSVSTDDG from the coding sequence ATGAGTGGCGCCGCCCGGTACCTCCTCGCGCTCTATATCGTCGAACAGCGACGCGATCCCCCGGTCTCCTCCGGCGACGTCGCCGACCTCGTCGGCCGGTCACAGGCGACGGCGACCCAGATGCTTCAGGGGCTCGCAGCCGACGGACTGGTCACCTACGAACCGTACGAGGGCGCGGCGCTCACCGAGGCAGGACGCGACCGCGCGGCCGACCTCCACGAGACCTACGTCACCCTCTCGTGGTTCTTTCGGGACGTTCTGGACCTGGAGGACTACGAGGCCGAGGCGATGGAGATGGCCGGGCTGATCGACCCGGAGGTCGCGAACCGGCTCACGGCCTTGCTTCCCTACGAGGCCGAGTCGACGTCGGTGTCGACCGACGACGGGTGA
- a CDS encoding DUF7548 family protein — MRTEQAAPALGIAGCLAVVVALALPFALFPGWGAELAQYYTSGPLGVGAVLAFALVGIVVFLAGARGRTDPTTAAGIAVPLGVVALLVALSWAFMAPLDPLFGFPASWIRDFRWVVVAAAGVVAAAAALYARATLA; from the coding sequence ATGCGCACCGAGCAGGCCGCCCCCGCGCTTGGCATCGCCGGCTGCCTCGCCGTCGTCGTCGCACTCGCCCTCCCGTTCGCCCTCTTCCCGGGGTGGGGGGCGGAACTGGCCCAGTACTACACGAGCGGCCCCCTCGGCGTCGGCGCCGTCCTCGCGTTCGCGCTCGTGGGCATCGTCGTCTTCCTCGCGGGCGCTCGCGGCCGAACCGATCCGACGACCGCGGCCGGCATCGCCGTCCCTCTCGGCGTCGTCGCTCTCCTCGTCGCGCTCTCGTGGGCGTTCATGGCACCACTCGATCCCCTCTTTGGCTTCCCGGCGTCGTGGATCAGGGACTTCCGGTGGGTCGTCGTCGCCGCCGCGGGGGTCGTCGCCGCCGCGGCCGCACTCTACGCTCGGGCCACGCTGGCCTGA
- a CDS encoding NYN domain-containing protein, with product MTDIHANQRVAMLADAQNLYHSAQSLYSRNIDYSALLSKGVADRELVRAIAYVIRADSPEEERFFEALEDIGFERKIKDIKTFGDGTKKADWDVGISLDAVTLANHVDVVVLCTGDGDFSRLCSHLRHEGVRVEVMAFGSSTADELVDAADSFMDLSEREETFLL from the coding sequence GTGACCGACATCCACGCCAACCAGCGCGTCGCCATGCTCGCGGACGCGCAGAACCTCTATCACTCCGCTCAGAGCCTCTACTCTCGGAACATCGACTACTCGGCGCTGCTCTCGAAGGGCGTCGCCGACCGCGAACTCGTCCGGGCCATCGCCTACGTCATCCGCGCGGATTCGCCCGAGGAGGAACGGTTCTTCGAGGCGCTGGAGGACATCGGCTTCGAGCGGAAGATCAAGGACATCAAGACGTTCGGCGACGGGACGAAGAAGGCCGACTGGGACGTCGGCATCAGCCTCGACGCCGTCACGCTCGCGAACCACGTCGACGTGGTCGTGCTTTGTACCGGCGACGGCGACTTCTCCCGGCTCTGCTCGCACCTCCGCCACGAGGGCGTTCGCGTCGAGGTGATGGCCTTCGGCTCCTCGACGGCGGACGAACTCGTCGACGCCGCCGACTCCTTCATGGATCTCTCCGAACGAGAGGAGACGTTCCTGCTGTAG